The sequence TTTCGGATGGAATGTGTAGCACCCGAATGTCACCAATACGGAcgcgttcacgaacaaaatgaatgTCGATTTCCACATGTTTGGTGCGTTGATGTTGAACCGGATCACCCGACATGTAGACAGCACTCACATTGTCACAATAAACGATAGTAGCCCGTCGTAGTGGTATATGTAGCTCAAGAAGTAAATTCCGGAGCCAAGTCGTCTCGGCCACGGCATTAGCCACaccccgatattcagcttcagcactggAGCGGGAGACAGTTGCCTGACGTTTGGAAGACCAAGAAACAAGGTTGTCACCCAAAAAAATGCAGAAACCAGAGGTAGATCGTCGTGAATCAGGACagcccgcccaatcagcatcagagtatgcatGGATGCCAGAAATGGTGGATACAGATAAAAATAACCCATGTTCGATAGTGCCCTGGAGGTACCGAAGTATACGCCGAAGCGCCTGCATGTGAGGTTCTCTAGGGTCGTGCATGAATAAACATACCTGTTGAACCGCGTAAGATATGTCCGGTCGAGTAAAAGTAAGATACTGTAAAGCCCCAGCCAAACTTCGGTATAGAGTAGGATCCTTAAGAGCTGGTCCAGAGGTAGCGCTAAGCTTGGAGTTGGTGTCGACCGGAGTGGCCACTGGATTGCAGGCAGTCATGGATGCACGAGAAATGGTGTCCTTCGTATAGAGTGACTGAGACAAAAACAACCCGGAGGATGACCGAGAAGCAGTGATTCCCAAAAAATGATGTAAGGAGCCAAGGTCAGTCATACAAAACTCTTGTTTCATCATGTCAATAAAACGGGTGAGAAGAACATCAGTAGAGGCAGTGAGTATGATATCATCAACGTACAATAATAAGTATGCCGTGTCCTGTCCTGACCGATAAATAAATAGAGATGGATCACATACACTACCTTGAAAACCACATTGAGTGATGAAAGTCGCAAACCGCTGAAACCATGCCCGAGGtgcctgtttgagaccataaagagaTCTACGAAGGCGGCAAACATAATCCGGGTGAGTAGGATCAACAAATCCCGGAGGTTGGTGCATATAAACCGTCTCAGTAAGATCCCCATGAAGAAAGGCATTCTTGACGTCTAATTGGTGAATGGGCCAAGATCTGGAGGTAGCAATGGTGAGAACTGTGCGGATAGTTGCGggcttaacaaccggactaaacgtctcAAAGCAATCAACACCAACTTGTTGTGATTTACCGTTAGCGACAAGGCGGGCTTTGTGACGTTCCAAAGTGCCATCTGCATGAAACTTGTGACGGAATAGCCACATGGAGCGAATGATATGAGCACCAAGAGGTCTCGGCACTAGATCCCAAGTGTGAGTTTTCAACATTGCAATATATTCATCTATCATGGCTTTCTTCTAGTTTGGGTCCCTAAGAGCATATAGGTGAGATTTGGGGAGGGTGGAGATGTGGTTTCGGGTTTGAACGTGGAGATTGAGCTTGTTGGAGGGACGGAAAATCCCATGAGAGGCCCGAGTGGCAGGGCGAGAGAGAGCAGCAGGAGTGTTGCTCGGGGGGgagggagggggggggggggttgctgTCGGACAGGGAAGGTACTTCTGGGTTTGAGGGGGAGTTAAGGGATGGGATGAGTTGTTGGGCTTGCTGGGCCGGAGCGGGTGAAGACGGCGGAACAGCAGAGTGAGAAGAGCTGGGCTGAGACGCAGAGTTAGGTGAGTTGGGATGTGTAAGAGAGGGAGAAGAAATGGGCAGTGGAATCAGAGTTGCTGGGTAATGTGTCCGTGTGTGGCAGAGCCGGACAGGTAGAGGGAGAACAGGAGATGGGTGGAGATGGGACAGCGCAAGAAGGTCGCCATGGACGGCGGTGAGGTGGAGTGTAGAGGTGGTGAGACGACGGTTGGGTAGAAGGAGGAGATGGGTAAGCCAGTGGGAGTGGAAAATGAGGAGAAATGGATTGGGTAGATGGTTCGAGGTTGTGAGAGCAATGGTCGGAAGAATTGTGGAAGGGAAAAACGTTTTCATCAAACGTTACATGGCGAGACAAGATAATTTTGTTAGTGGCTAGGTCAAGGCAACGATAGCCACGATGATGAGGAGAGAAACCAAGGAAAACACATCTAGAGGACCAAGGGGAAAGCTTGTGAGGAGTGGTGGCGGAAAAATTAGGATAACAAAGGCAACCAAACGTACGTAGGTGATCATACGTCGGTTGGCGTTGATAGAGAATTGACACCGGTGAGGCGAAGTGAAGCACGGCGGAAGGGAGGATGTTATGGAGATAGACGGCCATATGGAGTGAATCGGCCCAATATTTGTATGGGATAGAGGCATGGGACATGAGAGTGCGGGTGATGTCGTTAACACGACGAATCATACGCTCCGCTTTCCCATTTTGAGATGAGGTGTGAGGACAGGAGAAACGAAAGACTAAACCAGAGTTCTTAGAAAAATCATGAAAAGAAGAGTTATCAAATTCACGTCCCATATCGGATTGAAAACATTTGATATCTCGCTCAAATTGAGTGTTGACAAAGGACCGAAACTCCAAGAATTTGGAGTGGACCTGAGATTTGAGCTTCAAGGGATACACCCATAGATAATTAGTATAGTCATCCAACAAAATATGATAATAGTGAAAACCAGTATCAATATGTATAGAACAAgtccataaatcactatgaataATATCAAATGGAGCAGAAGTGAAAGAATTTGAGTCAGAGAAAGGAagacgaacatgtttactaacttgacaagaatgacaaagttTGGTAGACTGTTGTTTATTACATTGAATTAAAGAGTGGGAACGTAAATTATTTAAAATAGCTTGTCCAGGATGACCAAGACGGCTGTGCCAGACATCATGAGAGCAGACGGTAAAAGACAGTGGTGGAGACTGAGATGATTTTGCAGTGGGCACGACAGAAGTTGTGAGAGGATAAAGTTCCCCAGAGCTATCACAGCGAAGAAGGATCGTCCTCGAattcaaatccttcacagaaaaaccataaggatcaaattcaacagacacatgattatcagttgTGAACTTTCGAACGgaaataagatttttgataatATCAGGAACTACGAGGGTATCGTTGAGGTGAAGAGGTCGGGACGAGAGGTTTATAAAGTGGGTGCCACTAGCCATAATTGGAATAGAGTTACCGTTGCCAACCAAGATAGATTTAACATTGCTAGTGTCGAAAACAGTATGTAACGTACCTTGGTCCGCGGTGATATGGGTGTCGCACCAGTGTCCATGTAGAACGTTTCATCTGGTGGCTGTAAGCTCAATGAACTGTAGGCTTCCGAAAAATCACTGGGATGTAGTGTTTCAACTGAAGGCACAGCGTACGCATGGGCCTGTCCAAGAATTGAAGAGCGTCGCTGCTGGGCTTGACGAGGACGTCCAGCAGATGGGCCTCGAGGTGGTGCAGTGGGCTGCCAAAGTGGAGCAGTTGGGTATGGGCATGGAGGTTGAGCCCAGTATGGCATCCAGGATGCTGGGTTAGCTGGGTACACTGGGCCGCGTGGCGCACTGGGCTGGCGAGGTGCACTGGGCTGGCGAGAGTATCCTGGGGTTGGCAGAAGAGGACCGGAGTTTGCAGGGTTGACAGGTCTTTTTCCGTTGCTAGTTCGGTGATGGCGTTGAGAAGAATTGTTTCCAGTGGCTGCAAGGGCAGTGGAAGATATCATGGTGGTTTGTTGAGCACGTCGTATTTCTTCAGTGCGTAGGTGTGAACGAGCAGCATCATAGGTGGGCATAGACTGTTGTATGAAGGAAGCAAcaatgttgtattcctccggTAGACCATTGACAAGTTGGATAACCAAACGTTTGTCATTCATGGGAAAATCGAGATCGGTCAGTCGATCCGCTAACGACTTGAGTTTGTCACAATAATCATCGACACTAGCACAGTCAACAAACTTTAGATTGACAAATTTACTTTCAAGGGTTGCAACACGATTACCTTTGTTATCTTGAAACAACTTTTGAAGATGATCCCAAAGTTCTTTGGCGGTTTTACCAGATTTTAGAACTGTGAGCATGAGATCCTtggccatggtggagaacatccattgGCGGCATAGGGCGTCgagttgtttgagggtatttgcatCAATACCTGTTGGTGGTGTGGATCCGTTGATGAGAAAAAGGAGATCGTGAGCTTGTAGATGTAGTTCGAATAGAAAAACCCAGGATGAGTATTCATCTTGTTTGATGTCAAGAAAAATAGGAATCAGGGTTTTGATGTTGGTTACGGCAAAGGCCGGATGCAGAGTTTTCTTATCACCTGTCATGGATTTTGTGTTGGAGGtttaatagagaagaagaagaagaaaagagagaatcgAGATTAGGGATGATACCATATTGGGTTATGGAAAACTTCCTTGCCCTCCTTGTGGGAGAAGGGaccatatatatattattattaataatctctattaaagagaatatcCTTGATCCGCTAAATATGGTAGAATATAATCTATTAGGTTGGTTTTTGCAAAAATTTTGATTCGGTGAAGATGATACTATGAATCCTTTCGTAATCTTGAGCTGGAGATGATACTGTAAATTCTAGGTGGAAGTAACTTGAATATATACTACCAAGGTGCAAGTAACTTGAATATATACCGCATAATTTGACATCTGACTTGATCGTTTGTTAAAGTGGCTTGTCTCCCATGGGAagaggctttttttttttttctgaaacataCCCTGCCAGAGCTGGAGTGCTTTTGGTTGGTTTTTATCTTGCTGTTTGACTATAATAGTGCAGATGGATTAATTGATCGATAGTCGAAGATTAAAAACAAAATTGATGTCCAGAACTGAAAGTAACCGGGGTTACTGGGTATTTCTGCACGTAGGCAAGAGATTATGAAAGAGTCTTAAACTTCCTTGGATTTATGTACAATCCACCTACTTTGAAAGAGTCCCCCCTCTTTTCTGCGTTAACGACGGATTTGGTTTCTTTGTTCTGATTGCCGGAACAATTTGAGCTAGCTTCTagttaaaaaaccaaaaataatagTCCCACACTGGAGAACACAATCTTGTAAATCGTGTAGACAATAAGTTAAATTTGCACTTCTAATCGCCAATCAGCTATGAATTGTATGCCCATCCTACCTAGCAGCCAACCCCCCTAAAGGAAAAATATTTATATTGTTGCTTGCTTGCGTGCGAAACTGCGAATAATGCTGACGCGTGTGTGTGTGGTGCAGGTGCAGCCGGGCCTCTAACATTCATAGCTGATTGGTTTACTTATTTTAGCATTCTGGTCACTCACTAAGTATAATGGAGGCTGTTTTAATCGTAAGAAAATAAAGGAGAAACCATAAAGGAATTCAACAAAAGATTGCTACGTACAACTGGCTAGTCAAGGTACAGGCAAAAACACCTTCCAACATTCCTTATAAGAACATTTGAATTTATCCTATTCCATTTAGCTTTAAAACATTTCTTATCCACAGGGTCTGCGATACTCTTTGCGATTTGTTGCTTCATATCCAGTTGGATGAGTCTATGCAGCTCATTGTGAATTGTTCTTCGCATATTAAAAATTCATCATAAAACTTTTACAGCTCTTCAACGAAATCATGCTAACATAGATTCCACTTGAAGCTGTGTTATTTGGGCATAAAACAAACCCAATATACACATATAAAAAGATCTGAAATACAtatgcattatttttttttttggtatggaTCTTTTCAGTGTGCGTGTTCATGTTTAGCCAAAATAGCATCCTTAATGAGTTTTAGagattcttctaaatcatcacaAAGTTTATGAGGATCAGGAATTGTTCTTTCGTCAACTGCGAGAATTATGATCATCTTATTTACATAACTTTGGTAATTAATGGTGAGAGCCTGcgttgcaaagaaccaaaaatattcttcACTTAGTTGAGAACATTTCAAGCATATTATTAAACTTAAAATTAATAAAATCATTGAAATGTATCTGAACACTACCTGTGGATGCCCATAAAAAGTTGGAGCGAGGTAAGCCATAGGATGTCCATAAAACCCAATTTCTTCCAAAGGTCCAATAAGGTTCGAGCACGACATGGTTGTGTTAGAGAGAACTCTGTGAGATAAAGCAGCTGATGCCTGTAGTAACACGCCGTTTCAACATACGCACTTCACTTGAAACTGCATGCTCATGCAATCATTTGACACAGATAATAAAGAGACAGATGCATATATGCATGCAATTACCTTATAGCCAAACAACTTGGGCACTAGTTCACCGATAAGATATGTGTAAAGAGCTTCACCGGAATTCTTTTTACGATCAATGGCAGTTTTTGCTTCTCGAACGTAATCTAATGGATCATCTCTTAAGGAAATAGTGAAAGGATTTAAAATATATCCAATCCAATTACCCCATCTGGCTTCTGCTTTCTCTTCCATCATGTCCGATAGTACCTATTATAGGTGAAGTTGTTAAATCAGAAAAGAAAATTTCAAATACAAACAGGAAAGAGTTCATTATAACAACATTCCGATTGGGAAATTCACGTATGagtaatataataaaaataagaaaacgcGAGGTAAGTAACCTGAATTCCACTTGAAGGTCTCATGTTTACGAGAAGAGTAGACCTGAGGCGTATATCTTTTGGAAGATTATTTCTCTTCTCTGTTGCTCCTTGATCATTTTTCTTAACCAGACCTAAAAAATGGGAAAACCATGAGTTATTATCTAGACACCAATTCAACATACCAGCAGTAAGTGAATGCTATATACATAGATGGCCTATGCAcgtacaaggaaggaataaaaATACTCACCGTATCTCCTATTCAGATAATTTGAGAGACCAGCAGTTGTAACACCTAAAAGAACATCATTGATAgtctgcaaaaaaaaatataaccGTTCAATTTCCATTCATAGGTCCAGGGACTAAAGAGGGAATCGAAATGAGAGGAGTTAGTCTAACTGACCATATTCATTACATTCTTCACCAATTTGATATCATCAAGGCTAAGAGTCCGGTGTACAAACCTTTTTGACCCATATTCAACTCCAGGGGCACCTTTGAGAGGTGTCTCAGTATCTTTTAAGAAAATGAAAGTtgcaaaaaacataaaaatatccACCAAACTATTCCTAACCATTGCCAAAAAACCCCAAAGTTCCGCGAACATCCACCAAACCCCTTCCGAATTCTTTGAGCTGCGGACAGGTCTTTTTTTAGTTATAGGAACTGTTGGTAATGCATTTGGATCAGCGGTTTGCCGAGTACAAGCAAGGAGAAGAGATACAAGTGAAGTACCGTCACCAATGGAATGGTGGACTTTAAATACTCCTATAGCTTCGGCTTCAGTCGTTTTGACATTGAGAATATGAATTTCCCAGAGTGGTTTTGACATATCAATTGTGGTTTTGCTTAGTTCTGATATGTAATCTTCAATGAATCTATCCGGTGATATATCATCCATCATAGCAGGATTAATTTCTGGTACTATAACATGGTTTTCTATATTCACCTCTGTTGGTACCCATTTCATCTCCCCTCCTTTTCCTCCAACCTCTACCTGTTTTTTCACAGTAAAATACATTAGAACCAAGTTAAAGATATGATATCGACTGCCAACAACACGCCTTCCCCATCCAAACATTACAACCAAGTTAAAGTGCCTATTTTAAGCTTTTCATGCACCTGTTTGAAACACCTATCTTTTTTTTGTAACAAAAATGAACAACAAAAGTGAGTTTTCTTTGCATATCATGCTTATTCGGTTATTCCTGATAAAAGCAGAGGTCATTTTTGTGGAAAACTGTGTACTACTTTTTGGAGCAGGTCCCCTACTATATATATTGTTTAGGTAGAAAACATGCATTATAACTTTGTAAAGGTCCCCTACGATATATATTGTTTAGGTAGAAAACATGCATTATAACTTTGTAAAGTTGTTGGTGATCAGCCTCGTAACAAAAGAAGTTGCTGGTCTCTAATGCATGAGTGAAGCATGCACTATATATTTCATACGGTTGTTCATGTTCTATGTATGTCCCCCTGCTTGTCAGGTAAAGGATTTGCACTCACTATTAATTAGGCAAATTAGTGTACTTGTACTTTTTGAATGGACAAATGATTCTTGTTCTAACTTGACCAGTTTGCAAAGTTATTTACATTTTGTATGTTGAGATACTTAAATAAAAGGCCCCACAACATCATTTTGCTTAATATACACTAGAGATGGAAAAGCCATCAAACTCAAGATTAATATGGTACGTAAGTACCTAaagtaaaattaaaaataaatctcAACAAACTCTCACAAATAACTATAGAACCTACACAAATCAAGAAGAAAAGGAGAGAAAAAATTGTAAATACCTGCAAACTGCAGAAGCGTGGATGTTTAAGTACAGTGGTAAGTAAACCATCTTTAATGATGTTCGGATTAATCTTAGTTTTACAGCCCAGCATTGCAATTATGTATAAGTTAAACTTTGGTTCATGAAATAAACGAGCTGATGGATCTAAtaactcctcttcttcttcttcttctttttcttcttcccttgttcCACCATTATCATCACTTCCTTTCTTTAAAATACTACTGCTACTTTTTGTTACAATAGCTTTCAAAGGCTTGATGTCTCTCAAActcaatccttccaaaaaattcaTGATGATTTACTACTGCATAATGATGTTTTCCCAATAACTTTTTTTTGGAATAAGAGCTTGGAACATATCCTTGACTCTATATGTGTAGTTACTAGTTAGATCAATGGGAAATTCATGACCATATTATAAGGAGAATTGCTGGGGGGATCGTTTAAAGTCTCCTTGATTTCTTATCGCTCTGATATGACATTTGGTCAGATTTGACTGGCCTTGGAGTCACACAATTTACCTTGCCCAGTATCAGCACTATCTACGTGACCAATTTTTTTACATGAAAAAGTTCACCAACGGCCAATTTTCGCATGGTGGATTTGTTGCACAACAACTTAACCAGAACCTAAGAGCTAGCTATTTCAGGTTTTTAGTGTTTGACTATTTGTCTGATGTGGTGGTGGGTGAAGGCTAAGATGCGTTGACCACGATCACCACTCAACATGTGGCAGCAGCAAGCAGGGCCGGCTTATACACAAGCCAGTATAGGCAGCCGCCTACAGCCCCATTTTGCTGGGGGCCCAAAATTGTTAAGTCGCGCTACTTATACATctgtcaaggaaaaaaaaaaaaaattctctagcTCTCCGTGTCTCTTTCTCTTGCACAACTGCCTTTCCTCGTTCAGAACTCTTAAACGAGATTGCATCATTAAATCTTATCATCTCGAAGTTAAAGTTAATCAAATCCTATCTTCGATTAACGATGTCTCAAGAGAGATTAAACGGACTAGCAATGTTATCTAATGAAGTAGATATGGTACGTAGTATTGACAATGACAGTATTATAAATGAATTTGCTACGAGATCAATCTTTACATCCATTATGAGCATTGTATCCTCTTGGAAAAAATGATAAATGTTTGATAATATTATACTTAAATCACCATGTGTTGTCGGGTAAGTTTTTTGCTGTTAATATTGCACATTTACACTTGAATCGTCATTTACTGTCGGGTAAGTTTTTTGTTGTAATGTATTGATAATTCGGTAATACACAAAAGGCCCCATTTTTTTTGGTCGCCTAGGGTACCCCGATTCTGTAAGATGGCCCTGGCAGCAAGTGTGTTTCTCCTTAATGTGTAACTGGAGTTCTTGGTCTGATCTGAAATGGTATTGATCGCGATGGTGGATTCGGAAGGAAAAGATTCGAAATCCAGTTTATCCCATCCATTGATAAAAGGCACCAAATCCCACACATTTACTATAGATATGACCGGTCATTATTCATAAGAACTacagtaagatttttttttttttaagaagtagATAAAAACTACACTGTTCTCCAACCTAGATTACACTCTTAAAGTACCTTAAATGCATGCCCCAACAAGAAAATACTTAAAGTAAAACatgacaacataatgatgatgaaattgagtatgcaattttcttcctttcttttttttcttctcatttcGTGTCTTTATATTTGGCGACAACAGCATCCTTGATGAGTTTTAGagattcttctaaatcatcgcaAAGTTTGTGAGGCTCAGGAACTGCCTTTTCATCAACTGCAAGAACTATGGTCATCTTGTTCTCATAACTTTGGTAATTAATCGTAAAAGCCTGCATCCCGACCAAACAAAAAGTACTTAGTTGGTGGATGAACATTtctatcattttttattttaaaataagaaaatagatgCACTTGGTCAATATAATGATACAAACTAGATATATAGAGGTATAGAGACATCAAGAAACTGAGACCCTTACATGTGGATGCCCATAAACAGAAGGAGCTATGTAAGACATCTCATGTCCATAAAAACCAATTTGTTCTGAAGGTCCAACAACATTCGAGAACGACATTGTTGTGTGAGTGAGAATTCTGTGCGTTAGAGCAGCTGAGGCCTGTAATTTCAATCCAAAATATAATTTATAAACCACCGGGGCAATCATTTTCGTTGAGTGTGAACATTTGTATAATATATATACCTTAATGCCAAATAACTTCAGTACTATTTCAGCGATAACAAACGTGTAAAGAGCTTCATACGAATTCTTTTTTCGATCAATCACAAGTTTCGCTTCGCGAACATAATCTAATGGATCATCTCTTAAGGCAATGGTGAAAGGGAATAGAACGTAGCCAATCCTGTTGCCCCATTTGGCTTCTGCCTTCTCTTCCATCATGTCCGATAATGCCTATTGTAAAGACAGCGTAAAGGAATTGGAAACATGACCAACGAGTTTTTTGATTTATGTATTAAACATAGAGATGAAAGAAAGTACCTGAATTCCACTTGAAGGTCTAATGTTCACCAGTAAAGTAGATCTGAGACGTATATTTTTTGGAAGATTATTTCTGTTATCGGTTGCTCCAACATCATTTTCAGTATCCTCCCCTGTGAAATGTAAACCAATGAGCTACTAGTGACACACTGACTCAAATGTATAGAATTTGTACCTCGGCTATAAAATAAGACTCACCGTATCTCCTGTTCAGATAACGTGAAAGACCAGCAGTTGTAACCCCCAAAACAACATCATTGATTGTCTGCAAGCAAACAAGCATAAGTAACATCTATGTGTACGCATCAGGGGACTACATGGATGTTTCTGAGACCATGAAAGTAACAAAAATACAAAAGTAGGTAAATTCCAACTCACGTGATCTATCTATTAAGCGAATTTAGTAAAACTAACCGTATTCATTGCATTCTTCACCAATTTGATATCATCAAGGCTAACACTCCGGTGAATAAACCTTTTCGGTGCAAACTCAACCCCAGGAGCGCCTTTGAGAGGTGTCTCTGTATCCTTTATAAACATCGTAGtcgcaaaaaacaaaaaaatatctaCTAGAGTATTCCAAGCCAATAGTAGAAAACCCCAAATAGCCATGAAAATCCAGCGAATCCCTGTATAATTTCCCGATCTGActgaagttgattttgtcacAGGAACTGTAGGTAAGGAATTTGGATCAGCAGTTTGTCGAGTACAAGCCAGTAGAAGAGACACAAGTGAAGTCCCATCGCCTAAAGAATGGTGGATTTTAAATATCCCGACTGCTTCTGCATCAGTGGTTTTGATATTTAGGAGATGAAGCTCCCACAGTGGTTTTGACATCtcaatttttgttttgctaagaTCTGATATGTAATCTTCAACAAATTTATCAGGTGACGATAGATCCGTTTCAGGTTCAATTTTTGGTACTATAACATGGTTTTCTAAATTAACCTCTGTTGGTACCCATT comes from Papaver somniferum cultivar HN1 chromosome 7, ASM357369v1, whole genome shotgun sequence and encodes:
- the LOC113300514 gene encoding O-acyltransferase WSD1-like; the protein is MNFLEGLSLRDIKPLKAIVTKSSSSILKKGSDDNGGTREEEKEEEEEEELLDPSARLFHEPKFNLYIIAMLGCKTKINPNIIKDGLLTTVLKHPRFCSLQVEVGGKGGEMKWVPTEVNIENHVIVPEINPAMMDDISPDRFIEDYISELSKTTIDMSKPLWEIHILNVKTTEAEAIGVFKVHHSIGDGTSLVSLLLACTRQTADPNALPTVPITKKRPVRSSKNSEGVWWMFAELWGFLAMVRNSLVDIFMFFATFIFLKDTETPLKGAPGVEYGSKRFVHRTLSLDDIKLVKNVMNMTINDVLLGVTTAGLSNYLNRRYGLVKKNDQGATEKRNNLPKDIRLRSTLLVNMRPSSGIQVLSDMMEEKAEARWGNWIGYILNPFTISLRDDPLDYVREAKTAIDRKKNSGEALYTYLIGELVPKLFGYKASAALSHRVLSNTTMSCSNLIGPLEEIGFYGHPMAYLAPTFYGHPQALTINYQSYVNKMIIILAVDERTIPDPHKLCDDLEESLKLIKDAILAKHEHAH
- the LOC113298370 gene encoding O-acyltransferase WSD1-like; the encoded protein is MDNVVEGLGLRKRSLKAITTTKKSTSEDGYGVDGGLEEPLSPSARLLHEPDFNLYIIAIIGSKTKINPSVVKDGLVHTLLKHPRFCSLQVEVGEKGGEMKWVPTEVNLENHVIVPKIEPETDLSSPDKFVEDYISDLSKTKIEMSKPLWELHLLNIKTTDAEAVGIFKIHHSLGDGTSLVSLLLACTRQTADPNSLPTVPVTKSTSVRSGNYTGIRWIFMAIWGFLLLAWNTLVDIFLFFATTMFIKDTETPLKGAPGVEFAPKRFIHRSVSLDDIKLVKNAMNTTINDVVLGVTTAGLSRYLNRRYGEDTENDVGATDNRNNLPKNIRLRSTLLVNIRPSSGIQALSDMMEEKAEAKWGNRIGYVLFPFTIALRDDPLDYVREAKLVIDRKKNSYEALYTFVIAEIVLKLFGIKASAALTHRILTHTTMSFSNVVGPSEQIGFYGHEMSYIAPSVYGHPHAFTINYQSYENKMTIVLAVDEKAVPEPHKLCDDLEESLKLIKDAVVAKYKDTK